A window from Pseudomonadota bacterium encodes these proteins:
- a CDS encoding TonB family protein: protein MAAAVVLAFGFCSSVNAQTAPSWRSASERPERIEAPPEVESPDISFEIDREALFGRPMGFAPEPETTETEPPTPELSLSTEPELESMPLAPETPLLEVPIAEPVAADPESELIESPATEPEIETLVTFGKAEELPAPELLSTPEPQSVATAPADDPVGEDEQAAMARESRVDPTTSMVSIDRPATVSSIAAPVAAATSFKLVRTRTVPPEYPREAARLEQEGWVDLRLTVGPNGRVSDVDVVDAKPRQLFDAAARRAARQWRFEPPAKSGVVEPQTAMIRLTFVMD, encoded by the coding sequence TTGGCCGCGGCCGTTGTACTGGCTTTTGGCTTCTGCTCCAGCGTTAACGCCCAAACGGCGCCGTCCTGGCGATCAGCTTCCGAGCGGCCCGAGCGGATCGAAGCACCGCCCGAGGTCGAATCGCCGGATATTTCCTTCGAAATCGATCGCGAGGCCTTGTTTGGCCGGCCGATGGGTTTTGCGCCCGAGCCGGAGACCACGGAGACCGAGCCTCCCACCCCGGAGCTCAGCCTAAGCACCGAGCCAGAGCTGGAATCAATGCCTTTGGCGCCAGAAACCCCGCTCCTGGAGGTCCCGATCGCCGAGCCAGTGGCTGCTGATCCGGAGTCCGAACTGATTGAGAGTCCCGCTACTGAGCCTGAGATCGAAACGCTGGTCACCTTCGGGAAAGCCGAAGAGCTGCCGGCGCCTGAGTTGTTGTCGACCCCCGAACCCCAAAGCGTTGCGACCGCCCCCGCGGATGACCCAGTTGGCGAAGACGAGCAAGCGGCGATGGCCCGCGAGTCGCGAGTCGATCCAACAACGTCGATGGTATCGATCGACCGGCCGGCGACCGTCAGCAGCATCGCGGCACCCGTGGCGGCAGCCACGAGCTTCAAGCTGGTGCGCACGCGGACCGTCCCTCCTGAGTATCCCCGCGAAGCCGCAAGGCTAGAGCAGGAAGGCTGGGTCGACCTTCGGCTGACTGTCGGACCCAACGGCCGCGTAAGCGATGTTGACGTCGTGGACGCCAAGCCGCGCCAGCTGTTTGATGCGGCCGCCCGCCGGGCAGCGCGGCAGTGGCGCTTTGAGCCGCCAGCAAAGTCGGGCGTTGTGGAGCCGCAAACCGCGATGATCCGTCTCACGTTTGTCATGGACTAA
- a CDS encoding ATP-binding cassette domain-containing protein, giving the protein MIEIKDLRKDFGSLTAVRDLSFVVPEGQVLGFLGPNGAGKSTTMKMICGFLTPTAGSVSVCGFDIESQPLEAKRCMGYLPEGAPGYGEMTPQQFLDFIADIRGLDAAQRRERQGKVIDQLQLGRVLHQSIDTLSKGFRRRVGLAQALLHDPKVLILDEPTDGLDPNQKHEVRELIGALAKDKIVIVSTHILEEVEAVCDRAIIIARGRLLADATPQELEAKSRYHNAVRLTTSELDAAVEHISRLANVTHVDVERHSGRLVAIPRSGTAPFGEISKLAQEQGWPVDELTVERGRLDEVFRQITLGGSDSQGAHS; this is encoded by the coding sequence ATGATTGAAATCAAAGATCTAAGAAAAGATTTTGGGTCTCTCACGGCCGTTCGAGACCTGTCCTTTGTGGTTCCTGAGGGACAAGTGCTGGGTTTCCTGGGTCCCAATGGCGCCGGCAAGTCCACCACCATGAAAATGATTTGTGGGTTTTTGACGCCCACTGCGGGCTCGGTGTCGGTGTGTGGCTTCGATATCGAAAGCCAGCCGCTGGAGGCTAAGCGATGCATGGGATACCTGCCGGAGGGGGCGCCAGGGTATGGCGAGATGACCCCCCAGCAGTTTCTCGACTTCATTGCGGACATTCGGGGCCTCGACGCCGCTCAGCGCCGCGAACGCCAGGGGAAGGTCATCGACCAGCTCCAGCTTGGCCGCGTGCTGCATCAGTCGATCGACACGCTGTCGAAGGGCTTCCGCCGCCGCGTTGGCCTGGCGCAGGCGCTGCTGCACGATCCCAAAGTGCTGATCCTGGACGAGCCGACCGATGGACTTGATCCGAACCAGAAGCACGAGGTGCGGGAGCTGATCGGGGCACTGGCGAAAGACAAGATTGTGATTGTCTCGACCCACATTCTGGAAGAGGTTGAGGCGGTGTGTGACCGGGCCATTATCATCGCGCGCGGTCGGCTGCTAGCGGACGCAACGCCACAGGAGCTTGAGGCTAAATCGCGCTACCACAACGCGGTGCGCCTGACGACCAGCGAACTCGATGCCGCAGTCGAACACATCAGCCGACTGGCTAACGTGACCCACGTCGACGTGGAGCGTCACTCAGGCCGACTGGTGGCCATTCCGAGGAGCGGCACAGCGCCTTTTGGCGAGATCTCCAAGCTGGCTCAGGAGCAGGGATGGCCGGTCGATGAGCTGACGGTCGAGCGAGGCCGGCTCGATGAAGTGTTCCGCCAGATCACGCTAGGCGGAAGCGACAGCCAGGGGGCACACTCATGA
- a CDS encoding ABC transporter permease subunit — MSQTLNIFRREIASYFATPVAYVFIVIFLLLMGWFSWGFGRLFESGQADLYGPFFNFHPWLYLFLVPAISMRLWAEERKSGTIELLLTLPVSMLQAVIGKFLAAWAFCGLALALTFPVWISVNYLGEPDNGVILAGYVGSFLMAGGFLAIGSCISATTRNQVVAFILTVVVCFAFLLFGLSGVIDFFRGWAPAALVDALAGLSFSTHFDAIAKGVLDLRDILFFLLVIAFWLAANAIVIDLKKAD; from the coding sequence ATGAGCCAGACGCTCAATATCTTTCGACGGGAAATCGCGAGCTACTTCGCCACGCCCGTTGCCTACGTTTTTATCGTCATCTTCCTGCTGCTGATGGGATGGTTTAGCTGGGGCTTTGGCCGGTTGTTCGAAAGCGGTCAGGCCGATCTTTACGGACCGTTCTTCAACTTCCACCCGTGGCTATACCTGTTTCTCGTGCCGGCGATATCGATGCGTCTGTGGGCGGAGGAGCGGAAAAGCGGCACGATTGAGCTGCTGCTGACGCTGCCGGTGAGCATGCTGCAGGCGGTGATCGGCAAGTTCCTGGCGGCCTGGGCCTTCTGTGGTCTTGCCCTGGCCTTGACCTTTCCCGTCTGGATCAGCGTCAACTATCTGGGGGAGCCCGACAACGGCGTGATCCTCGCAGGTTATGTCGGCAGCTTTCTCATGGCCGGTGGCTTTCTGGCCATCGGGTCGTGCATCTCTGCCACGACCCGCAACCAGGTGGTGGCGTTTATCCTGACCGTTGTGGTGTGCTTTGCGTTTCTGCTGTTCGGCTTGTCGGGCGTCATCGACTTTTTCCGCGGCTGGGCACCGGCAGCGCTGGTGGACGCACTCGCCGGCCTGAGCTTCTCAACGCACTTCGACGCCATCGCCAAGGGTGTGCTCGACCTTCGCGACATCCTGTTTTTCCTTCTCGTCATCGCGTTCTGGCTGGCCGCCAACGCCATTGTGATCGATCTCAAAAAGGCTGACTGA
- a CDS encoding Gldg family protein → MSQQAKRNYGAGALLILAVLFVALLFVVSLVFRGARFDLTENNLYSVSQGTRNILASIDEPLNLYLYFSDSVSKDVPGLTPYRDYSRRVRDTLTEFASYAGGNLNLQVIDPLPFSEAEDAASAAGLTGFPANSAGDTFFFGLVATNAVEGRETVAFFDPNKEAFLEYDLAKLIYNLNQVRKPVIGVMSTLPINRGFDPATRQMREPWIVLQQAEQLFEVRQVAPTVNSIDPEIDVLAVVHPKDLTDATTYAIDQFVLRGGKLAVFVDPQAEMDIPADAQTNPQAAMFAERSSDLSKLLETWGVAYDAKQVVLDRTYGLQVSAGPGRRPVRHVGILSIDTAGMNGDDVTLAELTTINVSQSGHLAKKPDAEVEFESLLTTSEDSMSVSSDRVRFMTDPSSLLDGFAPTGQNYTLAARVRGTFSSAFPDGAPPAEPVEGEEPAAPPTAEHLAAATEPNDILVVADTDILSDRLWAQAQSFLGQRLISAFANNGDFIINSLDNLTGSSDLISIRGRATSQRPFTRVQELQRQAEARYQATEQQLEQQLQETERKLTELQAGRDDNNPLILTPEQQTELARFQDERLRIRQELRQVQSNLRGDIESLGTWLKVINIGLVPLLVTLFALTIAWRRARRREEANR, encoded by the coding sequence ATGTCACAACAGGCAAAACGTAATTACGGCGCTGGCGCGCTGCTGATTCTCGCGGTGCTGTTTGTGGCGCTGCTGTTTGTGGTGTCGCTGGTGTTCCGCGGCGCGCGCTTCGACCTGACCGAAAACAACCTCTATTCGGTCTCCCAGGGCACGCGCAATATCCTGGCCAGCATCGACGAACCGCTGAATCTGTATCTGTACTTTTCTGACTCCGTCAGCAAAGACGTGCCGGGGCTGACCCCGTATCGTGACTACAGCCGTCGGGTCCGCGACACGCTCACCGAATTTGCCAGCTACGCCGGCGGCAACCTGAATCTGCAGGTGATCGATCCGCTGCCGTTTTCTGAAGCAGAGGACGCGGCGAGCGCCGCCGGTCTCACCGGCTTCCCCGCCAACAGCGCCGGGGATACGTTCTTCTTTGGCCTGGTGGCCACCAACGCGGTCGAGGGTCGCGAGACCGTCGCCTTTTTTGACCCCAACAAAGAAGCGTTTCTGGAATACGACCTCGCCAAGCTGATCTACAACCTGAACCAGGTCCGCAAGCCGGTCATCGGCGTGATGAGCACGCTGCCGATCAACCGCGGCTTCGATCCGGCCACGCGCCAGATGCGCGAGCCCTGGATTGTGCTGCAGCAGGCGGAACAGCTGTTTGAGGTTCGACAGGTGGCGCCGACCGTCAACAGCATCGATCCGGAGATCGACGTGCTGGCGGTGGTCCATCCCAAGGATCTGACCGACGCCACAACCTACGCCATCGATCAGTTTGTGCTGCGCGGCGGCAAGCTGGCGGTGTTTGTTGACCCGCAGGCGGAGATGGACATCCCGGCTGACGCTCAGACCAATCCACAGGCGGCAATGTTTGCGGAACGCTCCTCGGATCTCTCCAAGCTGCTGGAGACGTGGGGTGTTGCCTACGACGCCAAGCAGGTGGTGCTCGATCGCACCTACGGGCTGCAGGTGTCCGCCGGGCCCGGTCGGCGTCCCGTTCGACACGTCGGCATCCTGTCGATTGACACGGCCGGCATGAACGGTGATGACGTCACGCTTGCCGAGCTGACCACCATCAACGTTTCCCAGTCGGGTCACCTGGCCAAAAAACCGGATGCGGAGGTGGAATTCGAGTCGCTTCTGACAACGTCCGAGGACAGCATGAGTGTGAGCAGCGATCGCGTGCGGTTTATGACCGACCCCAGCTCGCTGCTCGATGGCTTTGCGCCCACCGGTCAGAACTACACCCTGGCGGCCCGCGTGCGGGGCACCTTCAGCTCGGCTTTCCCGGACGGGGCACCGCCGGCAGAACCGGTGGAGGGTGAGGAACCGGCGGCGCCGCCGACAGCGGAGCACCTGGCGGCCGCAACCGAGCCCAACGACATCCTGGTGGTTGCGGACACCGACATTCTCAGCGACCGGCTGTGGGCACAGGCGCAGTCTTTTCTGGGCCAGCGCCTGATCAGCGCGTTCGCCAACAACGGTGACTTCATCATCAACTCGCTCGACAACCTGACGGGCAGCTCGGACCTGATCAGCATCCGTGGTCGTGCGACCTCGCAGCGTCCTTTTACCCGGGTTCAGGAGCTCCAGCGGCAGGCCGAGGCCCGCTATCAGGCCACCGAACAGCAGCTCGAACAGCAGCTGCAGGAGACCGAACGCAAGCTCACCGAGCTGCAGGCTGGGCGGGACGACAACAATCCGCTGATTCTGACGCCGGAGCAGCAGACCGAACTGGCCCGTTTCCAGGACGAACGGCTGCGGATCCGCCAGGAGCTGCGGCAGGTGCAAAGTAACCTGCGCGGGGATATCGAGAGTCTGGGTACGTGGCTCAAAGTCATCAACATCGGCCTGGTGCCCCTGCTGGTCACGCTGTTTGCGCTGACCATCGCCTGGCGCCGGGCGCGCCGTCGAGAGGAAGCCAATCGATGA
- a CDS encoding DUF4340 domain-containing protein, with protein sequence MNKNLLLPLAIAAAVFVGIGVWLSGQEAPVTAVQSGGPLIEGLADRVNDITAVTVTDGDEQVTLEREGGVWHVAERDGYRADLSQLRRRLVALVEAKRLEGKTTNPERYAQLGVSDVSEGDDDDQNLKVAVAGPEGFDLIVGKRANASQGTYVRFADEAQSWLASGDLRFSANARDWLKKDVMDIPANRVRRASLAHSSGDRIELSKARPEDPNYGLDNLPDDREVLSPSAGNSIASAIAGLRFEDVAPASQENFQGLEIVQGEYETFDGLRVSTRAFNREDKYYVMLDVAFDAELAAQSKPEPSVPAADAEGSDGEAADTEAGEAGSFEDTQAAQAAADAAAMAAYEESVAAAEAEAEALKPLTDGWVFEIPSYKHGNLTKSLEDLLKPLDDGSDADDAE encoded by the coding sequence ATGAACAAGAATCTGCTGCTGCCGCTCGCGATTGCCGCGGCGGTTTTTGTCGGGATTGGTGTCTGGCTGTCGGGTCAGGAAGCGCCGGTCACGGCCGTTCAAAGCGGCGGCCCGCTGATTGAAGGTCTGGCGGACCGCGTCAATGACATCACGGCTGTCACCGTGACCGACGGTGATGAGCAGGTCACGCTCGAGCGCGAGGGTGGCGTTTGGCACGTGGCTGAAAGGGACGGCTATCGAGCTGATCTGTCGCAGCTCCGGCGTCGTCTGGTGGCGCTGGTCGAGGCCAAGCGGCTGGAGGGTAAAACCACCAATCCAGAGCGCTACGCTCAGCTTGGCGTCTCCGACGTGTCCGAAGGTGACGACGACGATCAGAATCTCAAGGTGGCGGTCGCCGGGCCCGAGGGTTTCGACCTGATTGTCGGCAAACGCGCAAACGCGAGCCAGGGCACCTACGTGCGTTTTGCTGACGAGGCCCAAAGCTGGCTGGCCAGCGGGGACCTGCGCTTCAGCGCGAACGCACGCGACTGGCTAAAGAAAGACGTTATGGACATCCCCGCAAATCGCGTGCGGCGCGCGAGCCTCGCGCACAGCAGCGGTGATCGGATTGAGCTATCGAAGGCGAGGCCCGAGGATCCGAACTACGGGCTCGACAACCTTCCGGATGACCGCGAAGTGCTGTCGCCGAGCGCCGGCAACTCCATTGCGAGCGCGATCGCCGGGCTTCGGTTTGAGGACGTGGCGCCAGCGAGCCAGGAGAACTTTCAGGGTCTGGAAATCGTGCAGGGCGAATACGAAACGTTCGACGGGCTGCGGGTCAGCACGCGCGCTTTCAACCGCGAGGACAAATACTACGTGATGCTGGATGTGGCCTTCGACGCTGAGCTGGCTGCGCAGTCCAAGCCGGAGCCCAGCGTGCCGGCCGCCGACGCTGAGGGTTCTGACGGCGAAGCAGCCGACACCGAAGCGGGTGAGGCAGGCAGCTTCGAAGACACGCAGGCGGCGCAGGCGGCAGCGGACGCAGCGGCCATGGCAGCATATGAAGAGTCAGTCGCGGCGGCTGAGGCAGAAGCTGAGGCGCTGAAGCCCCTGACCGATGGCTGGGTGTTCGAGATCCCTTCTTATAAGCACGGCAACCTCACCAAGAGCCTGGAAGACCTCCTGAAGCCCCTGGACGACGGGAGCGACGCGGACGACGCCGAGTGA
- a CDS encoding DUF423 domain-containing protein: protein MNEARLKRNPWLALSALLGAVGVILGALGSHLFDVVRTDQYDLANRYHLLHVVLLAALSLTLKPTDGILRHVVMAGFALGLVLFCGALYLSSLGLAEPRLAPAGGSILILSWIALAVYALLPSR, encoded by the coding sequence TTGAACGAGGCCCGGCTGAAGCGAAATCCATGGCTGGCTCTGAGCGCCTTGCTCGGGGCAGTCGGGGTCATTTTGGGCGCGCTCGGCTCACATCTGTTCGACGTCGTCCGGACCGACCAGTACGACCTGGCCAACCGGTATCACTTGCTTCACGTGGTCCTGCTTGCCGCTCTGAGCCTGACGTTAAAACCCACCGACGGGATCTTGCGTCACGTGGTGATGGCGGGCTTTGCTCTTGGCCTGGTGTTGTTCTGCGGAGCGCTGTACCTCTCCAGCCTCGGGTTGGCCGAACCGCGCCTCGCGCCCGCTGGCGGCAGCATCCTGATCCTCAGCTGGATTGCGCTCGCCGTCTACGCGCTCTTGCCCTCTCGCTGA
- a CDS encoding penicillin acylase family protein, translating into MKRVLGWILLSLSWPMLVQAQSTETINVQGLSAPVDVFTPATGIPSITASSETDAAFVQGYIHARDRFWQMDFNRRLASGTVSELVGSSALGTDIQLRTLGFRRDAWQTYAASSQALRAQLRSYANGVNAWLASNPLPPEYGALELTAAEPWVPVDSLAFAKLLAFNLSADLGEIDLTVTIGTYQAVGDAVGFDGTALFFEDTHRQAPPDGRVTLPDFLSSIGVLGQKREQLSASKTFPKIDPEQLTLAENLLGKMRSNPVMNRILEQGPEEKGSNIWMISGALTDTGSPIIANDPHLSLDTPSVFYPIHINVRDANGNEPLNVAGVAFTGAPLIAQGCNSTLCWGSTVNPIDEGDFFFETLRFNTLGLPTHTIYQGQEEPIIWIVQSYFANQLDGQPDNLERLNVGVDAGGITFIVPRRNNGPILDLSGGQGISFQYTGSGPTFEVEAFQAMAKAADVDEFAVAVQQFDFGSQNFGAADIFGNIGYFTPAEVPIRSDLQLLNGPDGGIPPLFIRDGTGALMHEWLPLENPQPGQSTPSEILPISETPTSINPASGFLANANNDPVGTTLDNNTLNQVRPGGGLYYLNQSVYASYRQGRLDRLIEDAVASGDPINTADVVSWQGNNQMLDAELIVPHLLTAFANAGDASAWPVLAGVAADPQVQEVVALLTQWDFSSPTGIPEGYDPGDNPFALGAPSEQEIMNSVAATVYAQWRSLMIQNTIDATLSAVGLGNNRPSSTLAFNAFKNLLDTFDTNQGIGASGLNFFTNPDAPDAESARDFLILATVRQSLDLLASDEFAPAFANSTDVMDYRWGKLHRIVLDHPLGGPFNLPNGLYGLSTVEGLDGIPRSGGYQVLDASTHNVRADTLNGFMFGSGPARRFVGNMTPGGPQALQVVPGGQSGVLGDPNYANQLYPWLGNAFLPLQLDPDQAAADAASQLRFEPTP; encoded by the coding sequence ATGAAGCGAGTGTTAGGTTGGATCCTGCTGAGCCTTTCATGGCCGATGCTGGTGCAGGCGCAGTCGACAGAAACGATCAACGTTCAGGGTCTGTCAGCGCCGGTTGATGTATTCACCCCGGCCACCGGCATACCCAGCATCACCGCCAGCAGCGAAACCGACGCCGCTTTTGTACAGGGTTACATCCACGCCCGCGACCGCTTCTGGCAGATGGACTTCAATCGCCGGCTCGCGAGCGGCACCGTCTCGGAGCTGGTAGGCAGCTCGGCGCTGGGCACCGACATCCAGCTGAGGACGCTAGGCTTCCGACGCGACGCCTGGCAAACTTACGCCGCGAGCTCGCAGGCGCTCAGAGCGCAGCTTCGGTCTTACGCCAACGGCGTAAACGCCTGGCTGGCCAGTAACCCCCTGCCGCCGGAATACGGAGCGCTCGAGCTTACCGCCGCTGAGCCCTGGGTACCGGTGGATAGCCTGGCCTTCGCTAAACTGCTGGCTTTCAACCTGTCCGCCGATCTCGGGGAAATCGATCTGACGGTCACCATCGGCACCTACCAGGCGGTGGGAGACGCGGTGGGGTTCGACGGCACCGCACTGTTTTTTGAGGACACCCACCGACAGGCACCGCCGGATGGGCGCGTTACGCTGCCGGACTTTCTGAGCTCCATCGGAGTGCTGGGTCAAAAACGAGAACAGCTCTCGGCCTCCAAGACTTTCCCAAAGATCGATCCGGAGCAGCTCACCCTGGCCGAAAATCTCCTCGGGAAAATGCGGAGTAATCCGGTGATGAATCGCATTCTCGAGCAGGGTCCTGAGGAAAAGGGCAGCAACATCTGGATGATCTCCGGTGCGCTGACCGACACCGGCTCACCGATTATCGCTAACGATCCGCACCTGTCGCTGGACACGCCGTCCGTGTTTTATCCCATTCACATCAACGTGCGTGACGCCAACGGCAATGAACCGCTCAACGTTGCCGGCGTTGCATTTACCGGCGCGCCGCTGATTGCCCAGGGGTGTAACTCGACACTGTGCTGGGGTTCGACCGTTAACCCGATCGACGAGGGCGATTTCTTTTTCGAGACACTGCGCTTCAACACGCTCGGCCTGCCGACCCACACGATCTACCAAGGCCAGGAAGAGCCAATTATCTGGATTGTCCAGAGCTATTTTGCCAATCAGCTCGACGGTCAGCCGGATAACCTGGAGCGCCTGAACGTGGGCGTCGATGCCGGGGGCATTACGTTCATCGTGCCGCGGCGCAACAACGGACCGATCTTGGATCTGTCCGGCGGCCAGGGCATCAGTTTTCAGTACACGGGCTCCGGCCCAACCTTTGAGGTTGAGGCCTTCCAGGCGATGGCGAAAGCGGCTGACGTCGATGAGTTTGCGGTGGCCGTCCAACAATTCGATTTTGGATCGCAGAACTTTGGTGCTGCCGATATCTTCGGCAACATCGGCTACTTCACCCCGGCCGAGGTACCGATTCGTTCGGACCTTCAGTTGCTCAACGGGCCGGACGGGGGCATTCCGCCGCTTTTCATCCGGGACGGTACCGGTGCGCTGATGCACGAGTGGCTCCCGCTGGAAAATCCGCAGCCCGGGCAATCTACGCCCAGTGAAATCTTGCCGATCAGCGAGACGCCCACCTCGATCAATCCGGCCAGTGGTTTTCTTGCGAACGCCAACAACGATCCGGTTGGCACCACGTTGGACAACAACACGCTCAATCAGGTGAGACCCGGCGGCGGTTTGTACTACCTCAACCAGAGCGTGTACGCGAGCTACCGGCAGGGACGCCTCGATCGCCTCATCGAAGATGCCGTGGCGTCTGGAGACCCGATCAATACCGCTGACGTGGTCAGCTGGCAGGGTAACAACCAAATGCTCGACGCCGAGCTGATTGTGCCGCATCTCCTGACGGCGTTTGCGAATGCTGGAGATGCTAGCGCCTGGCCGGTGCTGGCCGGCGTGGCGGCCGATCCGCAGGTGCAGGAAGTGGTGGCGCTCCTGACGCAGTGGGACTTCAGTTCTCCAACTGGTATCCCCGAGGGTTACGACCCGGGTGACAACCCGTTTGCCCTCGGCGCGCCGAGCGAGCAGGAGATCATGAACTCGGTGGCGGCGACCGTGTATGCCCAGTGGCGCAGTCTGATGATCCAGAATACGATCGACGCCACGCTAAGCGCTGTCGGTCTGGGCAACAACCGGCCCAGCAGTACGCTCGCGTTCAACGCGTTCAAAAACCTGCTGGATACCTTTGACACCAACCAGGGTATCGGCGCCTCGGGTCTGAACTTCTTCACCAACCCGGACGCACCGGATGCCGAGTCTGCTAGAGACTTTCTGATTCTGGCCACGGTTCGTCAGTCGCTGGATCTGCTGGCGAGCGACGAGTTCGCACCGGCTTTTGCCAATTCGACTGACGTCATGGACTACCGGTGGGGCAAGCTCCATCGCATCGTGCTCGATCACCCGCTTGGTGGGCCGTTCAACTTGCCGAATGGGCTCTACGGTCTGAGTACGGTAGAGGGCTTAGACGGTATTCCGAGATCCGGTGGTTACCAGGTGCTGGATGCTTCAACCCACAACGTGCGGGCGGATACCTTGAACGGCTTCATGTTTGGCTCAGGCCCCGCTCGTCGGTTCGTGGGCAACATGACGCCCGGCGGCCCGCAGGCCCTGCAGGTGGTGCCCGGTGGTCAAAGCGGCGTTCTGGGTGATCCGAACTACGCCAACCAGCTTTATCCGTGGCTGGGCAACGCCTTTCTGCCGCTGCAGCTTGATCCGGATCAGGCCGCGGCGGACGCAGCGTCTCAGCTTCGGTTCGAACCAACGCCCTGA
- a CDS encoding DNA-3-methyladenine glycosylase 2 family protein codes for MDRIGSRPMQQALYASTFEALARAIAYQQLSGKAAGTIYGRFLARYGDGVTPDARRVARAQMRGLRSVGLSRGKSDYIRGLARSQVEGELPGRGELDQMDDDNIIGALTSQKGVGEWTVQMLLMSWLGRPDVLAPNDLGLQKGMAIVDGIDSLPTPAQLTERGEVWRPWRSVASWYLWRATEL; via the coding sequence ATGGACCGCATCGGGTCACGCCCCATGCAGCAGGCGCTCTACGCCAGCACCTTTGAGGCGCTGGCGCGGGCCATCGCGTATCAGCAGCTTTCGGGCAAAGCGGCCGGCACCATCTACGGCCGATTTCTCGCCAGGTACGGAGACGGTGTCACCCCCGACGCCCGACGTGTCGCGCGCGCGCAGATGCGAGGTTTGCGGTCTGTTGGCCTTTCCCGAGGAAAAAGTGACTACATCCGGGGACTGGCTCGCAGTCAGGTGGAAGGCGAGCTGCCGGGCCGGGGAGAGCTGGATCAGATGGACGACGACAACATCATCGGGGCCCTCACCAGTCAGAAAGGGGTTGGTGAGTGGACGGTTCAGATGCTGCTGATGTCCTGGCTGGGAAGACCGGACGTGCTGGCTCCCAACGATCTGGGGCTGCAGAAGGGTATGGCGATTGTCGACGGCATTGATTCGCTGCCAACGCCGGCGCAGCTCACCGAACGCGGTGAGGTCTGGCGGCCGTGGCGCAGCGTGGCTAGCTGGTATCTGTGGCGCGCGACGGAGCTCTAA
- a CDS encoding GNAT family N-acetyltransferase has protein sequence MATRQLHFRSAAAQDLPTLVALLADDAVAADRETAVVGATHEEALDAILADPNHHLLVAESDGALAGFAQLSFLPGLTYAGGWRAQLEGVRVAPGLRGQGVGQALIKQAIDLSRDRGCVLVQLTTDRRRPEAVAFYERLGFVASHHGMKLRLER, from the coding sequence GTGGCCACACGCCAACTTCATTTCCGCAGTGCTGCCGCCCAAGATTTACCGACGCTGGTTGCGCTCCTGGCGGACGACGCGGTGGCGGCAGACCGGGAAACTGCGGTGGTTGGGGCGACACATGAGGAGGCGTTAGATGCGATCCTGGCTGACCCGAACCATCACCTGCTGGTGGCAGAGAGTGATGGCGCGCTCGCCGGCTTTGCCCAGCTCAGCTTTCTGCCGGGCCTGACTTATGCCGGCGGCTGGCGGGCTCAGCTGGAAGGCGTTCGGGTTGCTCCGGGTCTCCGCGGCCAGGGGGTTGGCCAGGCGCTGATCAAACAGGCGATTGACCTGTCGCGCGATCGGGGTTGCGTGCTGGTGCAGCTCACCACCGACCGTCGTCGTCCGGAGGCGGTCGCCTTTTATGAGCGGCTTGGGTTTGTCGCTAGTCATCACGGTATGAAGCTGAGGTTAGAACGCTGA
- a CDS encoding class I SAM-dependent methyltransferase, translating to MNTQNPSSTVGQKDAAFWDRMSSRYAKAKIGDEEGYARTLERTRSLLTEEDSVLELGCGTGITALRLATAAGRYLATDIAAGMIAQANQRLQDEPTPGLEFQVGTAESMAASDNTFTTVLGFNYLHLVSDLNATLKHIHHLTAPGGRFISKTPCLADSTWLIRVLVAVLRLVRFAPPSLLFFTERELCHALEAAGFTIEAVERHRSKKSESDKRPYIVARKS from the coding sequence ATGAATACGCAAAACCCCTCATCGACTGTCGGCCAAAAGGATGCCGCCTTCTGGGATCGGATGTCGTCCCGCTACGCCAAGGCCAAAATCGGCGATGAGGAAGGCTACGCGCGGACGCTCGAGCGAACGCGCTCGCTGCTAACCGAAGAGGATTCGGTCCTGGAGCTTGGGTGCGGAACGGGCATTACGGCGCTCAGGCTTGCAACCGCAGCGGGCCGCTATCTCGCAACCGATATCGCTGCCGGCATGATCGCGCAGGCGAATCAAAGGCTTCAGGACGAGCCAACACCGGGGCTGGAATTCCAGGTGGGAACCGCGGAGTCGATGGCGGCCTCGGACAACACTTTTACTACCGTGCTCGGCTTCAACTATCTCCATCTTGTTTCAGACCTCAACGCCACGCTGAAGCACATTCACCACCTCACCGCGCCGGGTGGTCGATTCATCTCCAAGACGCCCTGCCTGGCGGATTCCACCTGGCTGATTCGCGTGCTGGTAGCGGTCCTGCGGCTGGTCCGTTTTGCGCCGCCTAGCCTGCTGTTCTTTACCGAACGTGAGCTTTGTCACGCACTGGAGGCGGCCGGCTTTACCATCGAGGCCGTCGAGCGTCATCGGAGCAAAAAGTCGGAGTCGGACAAGCGTCCCTATATCGTGGCCCGCAAAAGCTAG